A genome region from Stenotrophomonas maltophilia includes the following:
- a CDS encoding NADAR family protein, protein MPTKVGTYQGTAARYAVAMNDDSRFLHDLQQREASGEDLRYLCFWGHQPPRSGVSASCFSQWYDAGFEIDGVHYRTAEHYMMAGKARLFGATKLLEKIVASTTPDKAKAFGRQIEGFDEARWTQARYDLVVEGNRAKFAQNPELGAFLRATAGWVLVEASPVDFIWGIGLAKDHADAHNPAQWRGLNLLGFALMDVRDAM, encoded by the coding sequence GTGCCAACCAAGGTTGGCACCTACCAGGGCACGGCGGCACGCTATGCTGTGGCGATGAACGATGATTCCCGTTTCCTGCATGATCTGCAGCAGCGCGAGGCTTCAGGCGAAGACCTGCGTTACCTCTGCTTCTGGGGCCACCAGCCGCCGCGCAGCGGAGTTTCTGCGTCCTGTTTCAGCCAGTGGTATGACGCCGGCTTCGAGATCGATGGCGTGCACTACCGCACCGCCGAGCACTACATGATGGCCGGAAAGGCGCGTCTGTTCGGCGCCACCAAGCTGCTTGAGAAGATCGTCGCCAGCACCACGCCGGACAAGGCCAAGGCTTTCGGCCGCCAGATCGAAGGCTTCGATGAAGCGCGCTGGACGCAGGCCCGCTACGACCTGGTGGTGGAAGGCAACAGGGCCAAGTTCGCGCAGAACCCGGAACTTGGGGCGTTCCTGCGTGCGACCGCAGGCTGGGTGCTGGTCGAAGCCAGCCCGGTGGATTTCATCTGGGGCATCGGCCTGGCCAAGGATCACGCCGACGCGCACAACCCGGCGCAGTGGCGCGGATTGAACCTGCTGGGGTTTGCGCTGATGGACGTGCGGGACGCAATGTAA